The Medicago truncatula cultivar Jemalong A17 chromosome 7, MtrunA17r5.0-ANR, whole genome shotgun sequence genome includes the window aaatagcttataacttCTATGAAAATTGTTAACTTtagtttatcttttgttattgaaataattatatataagaaCTTATGATAAGCTCGTATCATAAAAGCATTCATGTGTATAAGTTAATCCTATaacaaaagacaaaataaagtaaaagtaTTCTCATATAAGCTATTTTAGAAAATTTGTGGAAATAAGATGGAAACATCTTATGTAGATGTCATAAACGGTTTCCGTAAATTTTGCCAAATAGTCTCACAACTCACATGTGTTTACTTCTATAGctaagttcaaataaattaatccaAACAAACCTTAAACCGATTCCAGTTACAAAACATGTAACTGGAAATTAGCCAAAAACTTTGTTAGAATGAATTTTCAATAGGATGGATTGACATCCAAATTGAATACTGGTTATATTACATAATCTTCTTTGTTCAAATATTTGGAAAGTTTCTGCAGAGGCTTACTTGATTTTGTTGTATCATTTGACCTTTGAAGGAGGGAATTTCTGTGTGTTTTGGAGGTTGTATTTCGAGGGGATTTACTTCTTCTGCCATCTTAATCCTTTTAATTCGTGCTCTAACTTGTATCGACATCAATGCATGCATTCCACGTAGTGTTGCAGTTGTTTGTTTCCTTACAAGGTGACCCCTCACTAGTGCCTGTAACTTCACCAATCCCTTTAAAGCATGCAATGCTCTCCTTGCCTGCAAATTTTGTATGTATGTTATAGCATAAACTTTGTATCACATACACTTGAGATCGAGAAGACATGTCCGGTGTGTGACACCAACACATGCgatcacattttttaaaatgtaatgaAATATAGAGAGAAGTTTATACCAAGTAGGAGCGAAAGGAAGCTTGAATCTTTGTAGCAGCTTTTTTCACAAATTCAGCAGCTGTTGGACGAAACCTTGGGGACTGAGTATAGAACAGGCcttgtatttgtaattttggagAGTCATCTGAATCAAAAGACTTGGAAATTTTATGAGCTACTACCTTGCCCGTTGATCTTCCACTTGTTAGTTTTCGGAAGCTCCATCTGCGCTTCACTACCATCTTATTACTATTACTGCTGCTACTACTATTAACCGTGTTTGCGGTCTTATTATCGGGGCAGAATGTATCAATCTGCTTGAAGttctcttcttttttccctAGAAGAAGGTTTCTAATCCATTTGCTTGCCTTccccattttttttccttctcaccTTCCAAAATTCTACTTACTGGTTTAATAGGATTTAGTAACTAAACAGGAAGAGTAACAAATGCTAAGgctataatatcaaaataataaatacgcGTAAGAGATATAGTTTTGTTCATATGTTAGATTTAATCTTGTTACATAACATGCATTATATATGTCTCATTCTTCTATACTTGTTTAATAATGCTCATTTTGTGTTCTTGTGCTGCTTTGACTATTTGTTATTGGCTTTGGCCTGCAAGGGCTTTTCCTGTTAAAGCCATTTGCCACCCTCCTAGAGTTTCCTATATATAATTCGACGAGAgtaaatagtaattttgttcTTCAAACGTTGCGCTGTCACAGTCGTTtttgaatgtatcaaaattacaaaaatatacataaatttatgtttcattagtttgtttagttttcaaatttgtgtctcattaattttttattttgaagaatcATTTGGTTCTCAAATGTATCTTTTGTTAGTCAATTTGTTTCATAAAATTACTAACTAAAATCACactcaaatattttatataattttgatacattcgGTGATTATTGTGTCCATGTATCACATATTTAGaatcaaaatgactattacaCTTTTAACCTAGTCAAGAGCCAACAAAATTTCCATTAGTGTATGTAGTAATTTTTAGGGGACCATgctgttaaaatcaaaagatGTTTCTTTATCATGGTCTAACAGCTAGTTTGAGGGTTACATTTAAATATTCAATGATACTGTCTCTCTATAAAAGAAGAAGGTAAAAACATCACTGTTTTGCAACGTTTTCTTTTGTTCCTTTGAGGCTTTAACGGGAATTCAAGGGCCATACATTGCTTGCACGCAAGTgctaagaaaattaattaagatgttaacatttttttaatcatatatcaGTGACCATTTTAGTCTTAGAAgatgaattatgattttgatgattaaaTGCAGTATTTAATTGCTTAACTCTAATTCAGTTTAATGTtaacataaattataaattagcacaaattaattaaaaatgttgtGTTGACTTGGATTTTTTATCTCTATGCTGTTGTAGTGTTTTGGGTTTGGCTTTGATCTAGTCAAGGATATTAACTAACCATCGTTAGCTATTTCGAAAATTGAAGATTCCAAGCATCATCCACTTTCACATCAACTAATGGGTTTAATAGCTCAACTAGCTTGAGTAAAAGATTAAAAGAGTTGAAGAGTTAAATGTTCATGATTCAAGTCATCGCAATGagaaaaatagaaacataataattaaaacattaacatttgtcattaaaataaACCTAACTAAAAACATAGTGTTAATTGTTTAGTCCAATAGCTTTTGATTCTTTGTATAGTCCCTGTTTTTGGTCTCTCCACATGATCCTATAGTGGTTTTTCACATCAAGCTGCTAGAATATTCACATTGCTCCTTCTATAACTTGATTCGGTAATCCAAGGTTTATAACACACACCCGCTCACAAAGgagttgataaaaaataaaattatgtcatagatttttcaatcaataaaatcaaacttaaatAATTGACCCCTCATAATTGCAAAACTCAAAGGTCTGCTCATGGAATGCAAGAATTGTAACCCTAGACAAAACTTTAATAATTGAGTACTCCATCTTGCAGTATATATTGGAAATTTGCCacaaaccaaaatcaatttgttttttatcaaGAGTTATTAGAAAAGTTACCATATGGGTTCCAACAAGTTTTTGGTCTCATTGGTCGTTGTTTCCATACTATTGCTACACTTGACTGCTGAAGGGAGCCTCTTTGACTATTTGAAAGGTGCTTAAATCCCTCTCCTCTCTCTATCTAATGTGATAATCTTACTCAAATCATAAATTTTGACgcattaattaatatatattagtgTTGCATTGCAGATAAAGCTTGTAAAATGGCTGTGGATTGTGGAAAAGGAAAGTGTGTCGTTAGGTCAAACCACAAACATCCATTTAAGTTCGTCTGTAAATGTGAACCTGGTTGGAAGCAAATCAAAGCGGGTCCAAAACATATGTTCCTTCCAAAAGCATGTGTCATCCCTGAATCTGAATGTGAATTTCACTCTGATCTCTCTTTCTTAATGTCATATATTTGTTTGTCATCAGCATTAGAGTAGTATATGTTTGTTAACACGGTGACTCACTATGATTTTGCAGAAGCTACCAAGTGtagctttttaaaaatcattgtgGATCGCCGTGGTTTTGGAAAATCTACGATCTTACCAAACATCCATTTGATTACTTTGTCAtctatttctttcatttatctctTAGGTTCTTTCTACACTGAGCTCAACCCAGGCCAAGAAGCATGCATATGATCGTTATGTGGTAGGTGTCTATCAGCGTGGTGATGCTACAGGAGAAAAACTAATACAATCTGAGATGGCTTCACACATTGCTTAGTCTAAAAAATGATGAACttctctatattttattgttttctatatatatatacagtTTCATCTTACCGTACTACTTcagttttaaatataagcaaacaAACTTTTATATGCAATGTAAGCCAATTTGTAAGAATGCGATGAATTTCTCTTATTTTGTGAGCACCAGATAAAACTTATGCATCTCTGATTGAAATATTAAAGTACAAATCAACAATGTAATTTGAATTATCAGCGACGTAGGTAAAGAATTGTATTATTTGATGATAGAATATGATGACTTCAACGTTCCTATGAAGAGATCATAGCTATATATCAATAATGATATAATACTTGATAGCCATCCCTTTTGACTCACAGTGGAGCGATTACATCTATATATGGAAACAAATTAAACCAAGATAACTAGGAGGGAGAAtcaacaatgttttaaaaatttgaacgggaatcaaaaaataatgttgttaagCTAATAAATAAACtagcaaaattttaaaaagggtCATACAAACTTATAAACTTGTGCCCTTGAAATAAGTTAAGaagctaaaaaaattaaaagattatactcttgaaaagataaatttaaaacttttaaaatattaaatacataatttaaaaaaaaaatatatttgtatgtttagtttcttaacttatatttagggaacaaattaacattattttatatataaaaaaagccCAATAGATTTCACAAGTCcaaaattaaggaaaaaaaaaaaatcctaaatttaataaaatagcAAACTCCAAATTCAATATTGACAACAAATCAACAATGTGTCATTTCTTCAACTTCGGTTCAAACAACTCTAATCTATTTCATCCTCTTCGCCTCCCTTTCATCTAAAATTCTGTCAGAAATAAACATACAAAGATATGAATTTGCATCATCTTCTTCTACTCCCTTCGATCAGCTTCATGCCTTCATCCTCAACTCCTCCCTTCATCCCTTTGACATGCTTCATCATATTCTTTAATTTGTTTCACCTCCGTAAGCACAATTATTAACACAATAAACTTGAGtgtaagttctttttttttttttacaaaaggtaacttatttttcttcattcaacATAATAGAACTAATACAAGAtggaattaaataaaaaatatggtgaCTAGCATACAATTTTAACTCCTTGTTAAAGTATAGGCAACATAAAGTTTGGAAATTGTTGTAATAGCAATCTACAAGTAGACATAATATTGCCAAAATTTGATTGGTTGTTAGATTTATCCATGATGTCTTCCACCACTAGCTTGCAATCTAGCACTATTTGCACTATTGATAATCCTAGTTCCCCAAGCCAAGATATAGCCCATTTAGTTAGAGCTTTCAcaagttttttaatattatcCAGAGATTCCCTCAATAATCCTTTTTAAAATGTATCAGATATTAAATATGAAcatttttattagttaaaattcAAACATTAATTCGTCAATTTGTGTGAGTATGACCCCTTTCGCTATACTCAGCTCCTGATAGTAAATCAAGTGCAAGTTTGGTGTTAACATATACTAATAAACTTATAATAATCTTTAATTATATCAAAAGGTTGGCAATTTTTATCAATATCTTATCTATCATCAAAACCACCAAGAGGCCAACACACATTGAATATATATGATCACTTctcttatacattttttttatttagctcGTTCATGTCGATGTCACATTTAAATTCCATcctattaaaattatataagcaTATAATAGCCGAAATGACCCCTCGTATTTTCATGACTCTAATGTTTGCTCATGAAATGTAAGGGTTGCTACATTATTCAAAACTTTTATAACTAATTGGGCACCTTGTGTATATATTGGAAAATTAGAACAAACCAAAgtcaatttaatcattattcATTTCCTTGTCTTTTATAAAGTCTCAATCATTAATAGAAAAGTTAACAGATGGGTTCCTGCAAGTTTTTGATCCTTCTGGCCGTGGTTTATATACTACTGCTACGCATGACTGTTAATGCCAAAGGGAGCTTTTTTCACCGTTATAGAGGTGCTTAAATCCTTCTCCTTCTCTGTCTAATGCATCATGCATGGATATGAAGTGCTGATTTTGAAACATTATATCTTAGTGGTTGCATTGCAGATAAAATTTGTAGAGAGGTGGAATGTGGAAAAGGAAAGTGTGGGGCTACATCCACTCACAAAAACCCATTTAGTGTATTCTGTGAATGTGAGCCTGGATGGCAGCAAATCAAAGTGGACCCTGATTATTCAAACAAGTTTCCTCCATTACCATGTGTCATTCCCGAATGTAAGCTtcactcacttttttttttagagcacTAGCTAGTAATTTATTTGCATCATTATTGAAAACTTTGTAATTTGCAGGCACCATTAATGATGATTGCAAGCAAGCTTTGCCTCTAGTTCCAGAAAAAGATTTTCAAATTCCACACAACATGTCACATTCTGACCGTAAGTAACTTATCATGGACATACTCCggtatgaaatatatataattaagtaaaaaaagtaCTTATATTTGGTGGTTTCAAATATAATTCTAACTTTagttatttttacttatatataatcAAGATCGGGATCACAtacgtttttgttttgttttaaccGTTTTCTGTGGAAAAATATGAAATACTATGTAGCTTGCTATTTGGCTTTTTGTGGGGAAGGTACCTGCATCAAGAacagcaaaaaacaaaaacataattacaAATACAGATGCGAATGCAAACCCAATTATTTCAATCTTCTAAACATGTCTGGTTTGCCTTGTTACAATAAATGTACGAAATCCAgagcaatatttttttaatctaatttaCAGTTAAACTGTGGATattgtaaaatagttttttgttttttggtttataATTAATTGCTCAGGTAGCCTTGGATCTGATTGTTCGAAGCTTGGAATTAAAATTGTGAATTCAATAGCTGACAATTCAGGtgaatttattttcatccaCCACATAGTCCAGATTTAGCTACACTAAAATGAATTGgttataaaaatgattttacatATACACTAGTCAATTACCGGTTGGGTTGGTTAGCACGGGTCTTACTAAATTTGGTTATATTTGAAGTATAAAATTAGATCTTAGTTtcgcaatttttttttctgccaAAATCTCTATTTAACCAACAGTTAGATGCTACAAAACAGCAAATCATAACCATCCTTATGTTCATTAGAGAGGTAATAAAAGTTTAAATGCAGAAATTTAATCATCTTTTTTCATCAGTTCTTTCCATAGCAAGCTCAACCCGGGCCAAGAAGGTTCCATTGGATATTTAGTATatgggagaaaaaattgtcaagagaaaagaaaggagaaataaaggagaaagaagcatgtttaattttttaaagaacaaacaTATCCTCTTATCCTAAAAACTAATGTACTTTATAATTACTGAATAGAATTACTTATCAAATTACTGGTACTTTGTTATTTTAATCTAGTTACTAGCCGATTAGTCGCCAGACAAAAAATTCATAGTTCAAACTTAGAAGATGATCTTTCACTaatcaattatatcattaattgatactgtattttttcaatatcttctaaattaaaatttgaacaaaagtataatacatcaattttaatttaccGTATAAACCATAAATAGAACAAATGATTGTCGATAGTTAATTGTATAATGAATTGACCAATGAAATCACATGTACATGTGTACATAGCTTTGTCCAAATTTTTATGTAGAAGAAAATATTTGGcaattcaatcaataaaaaGATACATATGTATTTCATTAGTTTTGTATacattaaaatttgaacaaagtTATGATACACCCGTAATACGATTTCGTCGGTCAATTTGTTACACAATTGACTATCGACAATCATTTGTTCCATTCATTGGTATCATACTTATGAAATTAGCATGATATTGTAAACCCTTGAACTTTTTGGGTGCAAATTTTGAAGTCCAAAATACCATTGCAAGACCGATATAATTCATATTATTGGTCATAAGGCGAACTGCTCCTATATATGGTGAGGTATTGTCTATGTTTGGGAAGATATTCTGAAAGGCTTCCATTGGAATATTGGTATTAACATTCAAAGCTAAACCCATTTGAGTTGCCCCAGTTGTATTGACTTGGGACATTGAAGTATGATCCTTCTTAAGGTCTCATGTTCGAGTCTCCTTGGTGCCAAATGACggtgggctaatttaacttcttcgaAAAGACATACGATGGCTTGGAGAGGCAAAGGTTTTGTTCCCACAACATTCAATTACCTATTTTTGATTTGTCTCTTCCCTTAACTCAATTGGGTGCCGTTCGTTTTTTAGAGTGGTGGCAAAGTTGTTTCTCAATTGGATTTTCCAGAATCAGCCAACACTATTCAGAACCAGGAAAATTCAAACCgaaattttttctcaattgGGAACAGAACTTATAAACGGGCGatggttgaaaatttaaaaagggaTTAAGAGCATTTTTGACAATTGTGTGTAACTAGAACAAATCAAATAGTCTTTGTTTTGGGTTTATAATTTCTAAGGTACTCCTAGATCTACTTGTTCGAATTCAATAGCTGATAGTGCAGGAGATTAAGAGGTATCTGTTTCATCTGATAGGCCATATTTAGCTCTACTAGAATGAACATTTGTAATGTATACAATCTGAATTCTTGAGGAATAAATGTCCAAAAATGATCAATAAAAGAAAGGAACCGCTCAATCTACAAATAAACTGTTTGGGTTCAATGACAAAAAgaacaatttatttcaaaagaatTGTTTATAAAACTATCTTACATAGAACATTATTGTATGTATGGACATCCAATAAAAGTTTTTAGAAGCAAAAGCAAAGGAGATTATGTGTTTGGGGACCAAAAGATCTTCCAAGCTCTCAACTAAACCAAGTTTGTTTAACGgctattaaaacaaaacaaactgtTTTTTGTGTTCTAAGTAGGTTCTAAGGTGGGTTAGCCAAAATCACAATGAACCAAACAACCGTAAAGTTTGCAACAACCACactcttaaaagttaaaacacttCCACATCCTAGCCATTGCTTGCATCATAAACAATATGTATGAATATGAGAttgtctttcttttattttcattgagCACAGCATAAAAATTATTGCATGATATGAATGAAGCTGTAATATTTATGTTATCATTATCCaagtaaaacaaaacaattgTACAACATACtcataaacaaatgaaaataaaatttaccaaTGAATCACTTGTCTTTCACTTCAACACCAGTTTTACCAGCAATGATGACAGAGGTAGCCATGTTCAAGAACAAACCATGCTCGACGACACCTTCGAGGGACGAAATCTCAGCTCCAGCAGCATTTGCATCTCTAATGGGAGTCTTAAAATACAAATCAACAATGTAATTAGAATTATCAGTCACATAGGGTTTTCCACTTTCATCCACTCTCAATTTCGCATCAACACCTTCTTCTTTGAACAATTCTTGAAGCCTAATCAAATTATATTTCCAACAAAACTGAACAACCTCCACCGGCATCGCTAAACCGCTTCCACCGAGACCAGAGACCAATTTTGTATCATCAACAACCACAACGAATTTATCAGAAGCGGCTTCCACCATTTTCTCACGGAGAAGAGCACCGCCACGGCCTTTAACAAGGTTGAGAAACGGATCGACTTCATCAGCACCATCAATAGCGAGATCGAGACGAGGATTATCATCGAGAACGGAGAGAGGAATACCGAGAGAACGAGCTTGTTCTTCGGTGCGTTTGGAGGTGGGAACGCCAATGATGTTGGTGAGTTCGCCGGAGTTGAGAAGTTCGCCGAGTTTGGAGACGACGAAGGCGGCGGTGGAGCCAGTGCCAAGGCCGAGGACCATGCCGCTTTTGACATATTCGACGGCTTTATCGGCGGCGAGTTTTTTGAGGTCGTCTTGAGTGAGGGTTATGGCTTTGACGGAGAAGGAGAGGGGTTTGGTGCGTAGTTTAAGAGAGGAAGGGGTGCGTAGGTTAAGTCGTGAGGAGGCATTGAAGAATGAGGAAGAGAGTGATGGTGGTGATGAGAGGGATAAGGATGCCATTGTTTGTTTGAggaaattcaattcaattcgaTTCAATTCAGTTCTATAATCCtatctcatctcatctcattTGTGTTTGGTTGGTGTGTTAAGATTTAAGATTTAGATTAGATTGACCCAACCAAACCACACcgcaggttttttttttttttttttgtttattttagtatattaagtaattttcaattgaattttGGCGTTTTCCTTTTCAGCAAAGTTGGATTGGATTTGGATGTTTCTTTTCCAACAACCAACTTCTAAAGGATGCTCATTCATTCACCTAATTATTAttctatacctttttttttttactaagaaaCTACCTTCCTATCTTATTGACTAAATCTTAAATGGGATTAGTGAATTGCTTGTGTTTGGACTATTTTATAGGCGCTTGTATTTGGActtctttatgtttttgttcccttcattatgtttttatgttacattttttcctcaataaaatttaacattatCTATAATTAGCATTCAGAAGGGTACTTTGTGTCTGTCTGTCGGCTCTTTTAATTGCACTAATGCGTATAAGTCACAaccaataatttttataaaatgttgattaaaattttaggtataaataatagatattttgcattttcgtattataacaaattatattttcaatgatatcaacaatataaaaaatataatataaattcttatcttttttaataacaccaacaaaatcaaattcttATAGTCAAATATGTTTAAAGGTTTATTTATAAAGTTATCATTCTTTATCTGATTAAAGAAGTCATGTCTACtccccgtgagtttagcttagttggtaggaacattgcataatttatgcaggggcaggggttcaaaccccggacactccacttctccacatttaactgtgtgagctctagccattaggctactagaccaaaaaaaaaaagtcatgtcTATATTGGTCTTGCTATGTTATGTATAGTTGGTCTTAAACCTggataaaataaaaggactatgTTAGGCAGTTGACAACCAACGTAAAACTTCGTTGAATTTCTATGATATGGACCAAATATGTTATAATGTGATGTTAGGTCGTTCTACGGAAGCAACACCTATTATATAGCTTGGGTACAATACAATGAGCAAGGATTGATGTATTGCGCGACTGGATGCAGTGAAAAATAAGCAAGACTTTTCACATCTTTATGAACGGGTGTGGTAAAGAAGTTAATTTATAAGAGTAGGATTTGTTTTGGAACATGAAATATATACACTCTTACTGAAAAATTTATGGAAATATGGACAATATGACTAGGATGAGGATAAATTTTACGTGCCTACGAGAAACTAAGTAGGTGAGTAAAAATGCGAAAGAATTAGGCAGTAAAATGATTCAAGTTTTAGTACATTGACAAAGTTAGATCGAGAAATAGGGTAGGCATGATTGTAGATAAGGAGTGTAAGAAGGATATTATGGATGCAAAAAGATTAGGTAATCGGATCATAGTCCAAAAATTTGTAGTCGATCAAGATACCTTTAATGTTATTAGTGCTTACACATCCTAGGTGAGGTTAAAAGAATACCTTAAAGTAATGTTTTAGGAGGAACAaaccacacttttttttttgtaaatgatgTAGTCGTGCTTGAAAACTCAATGTATGGATTGAATGAGAGGTTGGAAACTTGCAGATAAGCCTCAAAAGTGTATGACTTCGGTCAAGTAGTAGCAAGACAAAGCGTATGGAATGTAATTTTAGTAAAAGTGGAGTGTTTCTAACTTAGAGATGAAAGTTGAAGATTATATCAAACTTGAAGTTACACGGTATATAATAAATCTATAGTGGAAATTGATGGGGAAATTAATATAAGCATATGCAAAATCATGCAATTCAAGTTTGGTGGTTAAAATGGACTAAAATAGGTTTTTTTATGTGATACGAAAGTACCACTTAAGTTAAAGGAGAAATTTTATTGGACCGTTGTAAGACCGACAATGTTGTATGgatcaaaatgttttttttttagggggtaTGGATCAGAATGTTGGGCACCAACACAAGAATAAAATACATATAGCGGAGATGAAGATGTTGAGTTTGAAATTAAATCTTATCCAATAATTTAAATCAATCATAACTAATCACATCTAATTAActaattctaattctaattcaaatttgaattaaaaaatatagtaatgatTAAAGTAAAATTAACAACACTAATGGATAGAATTATGTtggaaaaattgaattaacttttttgttaattgattaattaacatGTTGgaagaatataattaatttttttgttaattgctTAATTAACAAAACAACCTTCGtaatagtttttaaattttatagacAACCAAAATTATGTTTGGCCCATATCCCTCATTGTAgtaacaatattattattaactagTGTTTGCACGTTTGCAgtttttattgtgttaatgtATATAATTATGAACATtagtttttgtgaaaaatagATTTAGATTaagaatattttgatttttaataaaatataggtatagatattttacaattttttttttttgacaaagaatattttaaaattttaaattgtaacaacctatacttatctttttcaatgacacgaacaatataacaaatataatataaattatttttcaatggcacaaacaatataataaatataatataaattattatctttttgaatgacacAAAATTTGCTTAGTGTATAACTGAAAGTGAAAAAgtcaattcaaaattttgtattccctttatatatatagtatagatatagatGAAATTTTATAAGCACCTTTATTTTAATACACAAAAAGTTTGGCCCGTTTGAAATATAATTGGATAACGATTACTTTCCTAATTTTTCGTTAAAAAGTTTCTAGAATATGGTATTATTTGTTATAACCATCGTGCGATTTTCCCTTATAAATACACACAACCTATTCAATCATCCAACAATTTCAAGCTTTGCATCTTTTCTCCACAAGCCTCTCCCTTTCTCCAAGTTTGTTAACCGATATAATTACAActattttaatctttttcttCAGTCAAAACTAAGTGAAACAACATGGTTCCATCACTTTGTGCCAATGGTTGTGGTTACTATGGTCTTCCTTCAAACAAGAACCTTTGTTCAAAGTGTTACAATGTTTATCTCAAAGAAAACATTGTTCTTGAGTCATCGTCTTCTTGTCCTTCAAAGAACCCTAGTATCAATGATATTTGTGATGCTGTGGCAGCTATTTCTCTCATTGACAGTGATAacatgaaggagaagaaaactaGGTGCAAGAGTTGCAACAAAAAAGTGGGACTAACAGGGTTCAAGTGTCGGTGTGGTGATGTATTTTGTGGAATGCATAGATATCCAGAAGAACATACATGCAAAGTGGATTTAAAGAAGATTGGTCGTCAAATATTAGAGAAACAAAATCCTTTGTGTATGGGTGATAAGTTAAAATACCGAATCTAGATATGATAAATAGATAGTGAATATTACTTTTCTTTTAGGTGCAAAAGTACTTTTTATTGTACTTTTCCTTGAaacaaatacttttttatttgagtactttcttttttcttttgagttgctcgtttttttttttggttaggtagtctagtggctggagctcacacatatttaatgtggagaagtggggtgtccagggttcgaaccccgacccctgcatatattatgcatttgtccctaccaactgagctaagctcatgg containing:
- the LOC11434651 gene encoding protein IQ-DOMAIN 14 yields the protein MGKASKWIRNLLLGKKEENFKQIDTFCPDNKTANTVNSSSSSNSNKMVVKRRWSFRKLTSGRSTGKVVAHKISKSFDSDDSPKLQIQGLFYTQSPRFRPTAAEFVKKAATKIQASFRSYLARRALHALKGLVKLQALVRGHLVRKQTTATLRGMHALMSIQVRARIKRIKMAEEVNPLEIQPPKHTEIPSFKGQMIQQNQYSKNMSMEEMLEVMRSRSGPLDVKSRKYDSMAYYSRSRSISKRENQLKKKENHMNNNPRTILTAPNSPEKYYSDMIEYMDPTTLSTSQRHIIVPPRKSWSSPSYMNKTESSRAKTRSISEPRQRPKQGTEQRNKSIEFASLKQNMLSNSARYDHWVVNSMKESKHDSFGSYAVTTSDDSYYYS
- the LOC11425678 gene encoding uncharacterized protein; protein product: MGSNKFLVSLVVVSILLLHLTAEGSLFDYLKDKACKMAVDCGKGKCVVRSNHKHPFKFVCKCEPGWKQIKAGPKHMFLPKACVIPESECSFYTELNPGQEACI
- the LOC11432827 gene encoding uncharacterized protein; the protein is MGSCKFLILLAVVYILLLRMTVNAKGSFFHRYRDKICREVECGKGKCGATSTHKNPFSVFCECEPGWQQIKVDPDYSNKFPPLPCVIPECTINDDCKQALPLVPEKDFQIPHNMSHSDPCYLAFCGEGTCIKNSKKQKHNYKYRCECKPNYFNLLNMSGLPCYNKCSLGSDCSKLGIKIVNSIADNSVLSIASSTRAKKVPLDI
- the LOC11421390 gene encoding probable ribose-5-phosphate isomerase 3, chloroplastic, encoding MASLSLSSPPSLSSSFFNASSRLNLRTPSSLKLRTKPLSFSVKAITLTQDDLKKLAADKAVEYVKSGMVLGLGTGSTAAFVVSKLGELLNSGELTNIIGVPTSKRTEEQARSLGIPLSVLDDNPRLDLAIDGADEVDPFLNLVKGRGGALLREKMVEAASDKFVVVVDDTKLVSGLGGSGLAMPVEVVQFCWKYNLIRLQELFKEEGVDAKLRVDESGKPYVTDNSNYIVDLYFKTPIRDANAAGAEISSLEGVVEHGLFLNMATSVIIAGKTGVEVKDK
- the LOC11429806 gene encoding zinc finger A20 and AN1 domain-containing stress-associated protein 12, with protein sequence MVPSLCANGCGYYGLPSNKNLCSKCYNVYLKENIVLESSSSCPSKNPSINDICDAVAAISLIDSDNMKEKKTRCKSCNKKVGLTGFKCRCGDVFCGMHRYPEEHTCKVDLKKIGRQILEKQNPLCMGDKLKYRI